Below is a genomic region from Pseudomonas berkeleyensis.
ACGAGGCGATAGACCGTTTGGACATGACCAGCCTGCTGCGCTTGATGCTGCAGGCCGGCCTGCCAATCGCTGTGTCACCGGTACAAGGCCCCTGGGGGGAGGTGGACGCTGCCGATGACCTGGCGCTCTATCACCGACTGTTCACCCCAGAGGCGCTACACGCCTGAACGACTACGCGTTCAGTCTGCCGCGCCGGGCAGGCTGAGCAGCGCCAGGTGCTTGAGCACCGGGTGAATGACGTAGTAGGTGTTGCCCTGTTCGGCTTCCTGCTGCAACACCACGTCCAGTTCGCCGCTGGCCTGATAGCGGCGCAGCACCTCCAGCAGCAGGTCGGCGCGGATCGCCGTGTCGTAGCGGCGGTCGATGTCGGTGCCCAGCGGCGGTGCCGGGTAGCGTTTGCGAGCCAGTACCGGGCCGGTGTCGATTTGGGTATCGAGCAGAATGGCGCTGGCGGCGCAGACACCTTCTTCCAGCAGGCTGTAGTAGACGGTCGTGCTGCCACGGTAGTCGGGCAGCCAGCCGCTGTGCACGTGCAGCAGCGGGATGCCCAGTTCGATCAGGGGCGGTTTGACGATCTGCCCGCCATACCCTGAGAAGATCACCAGGCGCGGTGCCCGCTCACGCACGGCATCGATGACCTGCTGATAGTTGATGTCGCGTGTTGCCAGGCAGGTGATGGGTACATCGCAGTCGGCCAGGGTGCGGCTGAGGGGTATGCCCAGATCCGGCAGCAGAACTCCCATCAGCTCTCGGGCAGGCTCGCTCGGCGTCGTGGGGGATTGCGGCGCCTCGCCGAGCAGCAAGGCGTGGGAGGGCATCAGGCCATGGGCAGCCAGGGTCTGCACGTAAGCCTGGCTGCGCGCACTGTGCGCAGCGATCAGCAGAACGTCGTCGAGGTGGGTCATGGGGCGAGCTCCACGTTGGCCTGCGATGCAATGCGAGCGACCCAGTCCTGTTCGGCCGCGATCAGCCAGGCGAGCTGAGCGCCCTGGGCCGGGCTCAGGCGCGGGAGAATCGAGATCAGGCTGTCGATGACCTTGAGCAAACCATTGAGAAAGGGCAGGGCGCCAGGCTGCTCGGACAGGTGCAGGCACAGCGCGGCGAATTGCAGGTAGAGTTCCAGGTCATCGTAGCCGCTGTCGGCGACCGCTTTGTAATTCGCGTCATAGCGGCGGTGCAGGCGCTTGCTGACCTCGAAGCGTTGCAGCAGACGTTCGGCCAGGCGCCGCTTGCTCGGTGCATCCGCGGCCGCGTGCAGCAGGTCGGCCAGCAGCGCAGCCGTATCCACATGGTGTGCGTTTCGTTCGGCGGCCACTGGTAACGGCACGGCCTGCGCTGGTGGCAGTTGCATCAGCGCCGCCTGACGGCTCGCACGCCAGGCCGGGAAAAAGGCTGCGCCGTGGTACTGGCTGTAGAAGTAGGTGTTGCGTTCCTCGAGCCGATCACCCTGGCTGTAGGGGTAGTCGATGTCGCTCATGCCATCGATCCCTGTGCTCGTTGCAGGATGTCACGGGCCAGTTCGGCGATGTCGGCTGGTTGGCTGGTGTCGATTTCCAGATCCGCTGCGCTGGGGGGCGGGAAGGGAATATCCACGCCCACCATGTCGCTCATCTCGCCGGCCAGCGCCTGGCGGTAGAGCCCCTTGGTGTCTCGTTCGACCAGCGTCTGCATCGGCGGGTTGAGGTAGACCTCGTAGTAGTGGCGAAAGCGTGTGCGGTTGAGCGCACGCAGATCGGGGAAGATCGACAGGATGCTGCACACCACGTTGATCTCCTGCGCATCGAGCCAGGCGCACAGCTCGAAGATGCGCTCGGCGTTGAGACGCCGCCCTGCCAGGCTGTAGTCCGCGGCCTGGGTGTCCTGGCGGAAGATGCGCCGAACCTCGTCGCCGTCCACCAGCAGAGTATTGGCTGCCTGCTGCTTCCATTGGCGGGTGATTTCGCGACCGAGCGTGGTCTTGCCCGAGCCGGACAGGCCGATCAACCAGATGACCATCAGCCTCTCCCTGCCAGGGAGCGGGCACTGTTGGCGATCGCCACAGCGGCTACCTGACCGGCATAACCATAGAACGGTGCGAAGTAGTACTGGCTGAGGGTCTTGCGGATCGGTCGCTGGGCCTCCCACAGACCGGCATCCTCCAGCAACTCTTCGAGGCGACCGCTGTGCTGGTTGCCAAGATGAGGCAGGTATTTGCGCAGCCAGATGTCCGAGGAGTCCTCGCCCATCAGCGGGTCGGCTTCGGCGTTGGGCAGGTCGAGGAGCAGCACGTTGCGATCGGTGTAGATGCCGCCGAAGGCGGAGCCACCGTAGTCGCACAGCAGGAAGTCGGCGAGCTGGAACAGCTCGACGTTGTCGATATGTTCGCGGATCACGCAGGTGAAGCGCTCCAGCTCGCGCATGCGCGCCGGCTCGTCGGTGATGGTGATCGGGTGGGGTTTGACGATGACGTTGTAGCGCGCCTGCAAACGTGCGACTGCGGCAGCGAACAGGTCGATCGAGCTGAGCGTGCTCCAGGTCGGCAGCCACACCACGGTCTGCCGGCTGGGGTCGAGCTTCAGCTCGGTCAGGCGCACCGTGCGATCCACAGGCTGATTGAAGAAACGATCGAAGCGAGGGTAGCCCATCTGGATCTTCAGCGTGTCTTGGCAGAATTCCAGATGCTCAGCCTGATAAGGACCGAAGCAGAGGATGCTGTCGTACACCTGGTTCCAGGACTGGAAGTTCCAGCCAGCCTTACCGTTGGCATACATGAACCGCAGGTTGTAGCGGCCGATGGACTTGGGCAGGTAGGGTGAGTCGGGGCCACGCAGGTAATGCTGGGGGAAGTTCGACACCAGGGTGGTGTAGCGCTCTTTGCGCGCGAGCATTTCCCGTGCGTCGCGCCACGGCAACTGATACCGCTGGCAGCCGGCGACCACGGCGTCGATGTCCTGCTGCGTCTTGCCGGTAACGGCGATCTCCACACTGCCTGCCGGCAGATGCTGCCAGACCGCATGGTAGTGATTGAACATCTCAGGGTTGTGAATCAGAAAACCGAAGCGTTCGAGTTCGCTAGCCATGCCGTCCCGTCCTGGCGATTACCGATGCGCCATGTTACTGGAAATTAACCGGCGGTTGAGGCGCTTCTTCCGTGACGCTTCAGGCTAGGCTTGCTACGCTCGAAACTTCTCTCAAAGGCAGTCCATACATGGCATCGATCCATCCGTCCGCGGACGTCAAAAGCCAGTTGATTGGTGAGGGCACCACGGTCTGGCAGTTCGTGGTGATCCTCGCGCAGGCGCGCATCGGCCGCGACTGCAATATCAACGCCCACTGCTTCATCGAGAACGACGTGGTGCTCGGTGATCGGGTTACGGTGAAATGCGGCGTGTACCTGTGGGACGGCCTGCGTGTCGCCGACGATGTTTTCATCGGTCCCAACGCCACCTTCACCAATGACCGATTGCCGCGTTCCAAGCAATATCCCGACAGCTTCCCGCAGACCGTGATCGAACGCGGCGCCTCCATTGGTGCCGGGGCGGTCATCCTGCCAGGCCTGACCATCGGCGCCGGTGCCATGGTCGGCGCTGGCGCGGTGGTGACCCGCGACGTTCCTGCCCGCGCGCTGGTCGTTGGCAACCCTGCACGTATCGTGCGTTACCTGGATGAGTGACATGTTTCCTTTTCTCGATCTGGCCGGGATCAACCGGCGCGATGAAGCGGCACTGACCGAGGCGTTTCAGCGGGTGCTGCGTTCTGGCTGGTATGTGCTGGGTACCGAAGTCGCCGCGTTCGAGGCGGAGTACGCGGCTGCCTGTGGAGTAGCGCATGCCATCGGTGTGGGCAACGGCCTCGATGCACTGACCCTGATTTTGCGTGGTTATCGGCAGTTGGGGCGCCTGGCCGAGGGTGACGAGGTGATCCTGCCCGACAACAGCTTTGTCGCCACCGCGCTGGCCGTCAGTGAGGCCGGGCTGACGCCGGTCTTGGTCGAGCCAGCGCTGGACACGTTCAACATCGATCCGGCCGCCGTCGAGGCCGCTATCAGCCCGCGCACACGGGCAATCATCGCCGTGCACCTGTACGGGCGTCTGGCTGACATGCAGCGTCTGCGCGCACTCGCCGATCAGCACGGGCTGTTGCTGATCGAGGATGCGGCTCAGGCGCATGGCGCAGTGGACGCCCGCGGGCACGCTGCGGGTGCCCTCGGCGATGCGGCAGGCTTCAGTTTTTTCCCGGTGAAGAACCTTGGCGCACTTGGCGATGCCGGTGCTCTGACCACCAACGACGATGCCCTGGCCGAGCAGGTGCGCAAGCTGCGTAACTACGGCTCCAGCCGCAAGTATGTGCACGAGTTGCAGGGTATCAATTCGCGCCTGGACGAGTTACAGGCTGCGCTTTTGCGGGTGAAGCTGGCGCGCCTGGCCGATGATGCCCAGGCCCGACGCGACCTGGCGGCGCGGTATCTGGCCGGCATCGACAACCAGCATCTGCAACTGCCCCAAGTTCCGCACGTGTCCGAGAGTCATGTCTGGCACCAGTTCGTCATGCGCTGCGAAGCACGAGAGGCCTTGCAGACGCATCTCGAGCGTCATGGCGTACCGAGCCTGATCCACTACCCGATTCCCATCCACCGCCAGGCCGCTTACGCCGAGTTTGCCGATCGGCACCTGCCGCTCTCGCAACGCCTGGCTGGCGAGGTGCTCAGCTTGCCGCTATACCCGGGAATGGCAAATGAATGGGTCGAGCAGACCATTGAAGCGTGCAACGCTTTCCGCGTCTGATGGGAAGGTGGTTCGAGTTTTGCTTCGGAGCCACAACGACCCTGTCGATCATGTTTTCTTGACGCAGCGACTGCACGGGGCTCGGTCACCTGGAAGGTGATCGAGAGGCAGGCGCGAATGGGTTACACCAGCGTATTTGGAGCGTTCTATGTCTCTTCAGCACTGCAAGATCATCGATCTGCCAATCGTCGAGGATCGGCGTGGCAACCTCACTTTCATCGAGGGAGGGCGACACATTCCCTTCGATATCCAGCGTGTCTACTACCTCTATGACGTTCCCGGCGGCTCTCACCGCGGCGGCCATGCTCACAAGGGGCTGCACCAGCTGTTGATCGCCATGTCGGGCAGTTTCGACATCCTGCTGGATGATGGGCGAACCAAGTTCAAGTACCACCTCAACCGTTCCTATTACGGTCTTTATATTCCGCCGATGATCTGGCGCGAGATCGACAACTTCTCCAGCGGCTCGGTGTGCATGGTGCTGGCGTCCGAGCACTACAGCGAAGACGATTACTACCGCGACTACGACCAGTTCTCCCTGGCTGCCAGCGGCAAGTAAGCTGCTGCCATGGCCCGTGGCCGCCATAACCCGGCTGGCTGTTTTCACTTTTTTCAATCGGAGTTTTCTGCATGTCCCAGGGAAGTCATCTGCCAGACGCAGTGGTCAGCGCCAGGGTCGTTTCCGCCCGAAGCGCCAAGGGCTGTGTCGATCTGACCGAGCTGGCCGCCGCCGAGAGCTGGTCGCCGGCACCGCTGGAGATGGTGGGGTTCTCTCTGCCGGAAAGCCTACGGCAGGCCCGGCAGCGCATGCTGGCTCAGTACCGCGGACGCTTTCACGATGTGCGCCTGGTCGCCGGTATGGCCGGCATTGGCGATATCGCCAATGGTGAGTATGTCTGCGACGGTGTGTACGACAACCTTGGGCGAGTGAATAACGCCTGGTATGAAAAGCATGGGTTGCGTGTCGATGACAGCGGCGCGTGCGCGTTTTTCGCCGGCAAGGGCGAGTCGTTGCAGGTGGCCAATGCCATCAGCTTCTTCGGCTGGGAAAACGGCAACTATGCGCACTGGTTGAGCGAGAAGCTCGGGCGCTTCTACTGGATCGAGCAGGCCGACCTGCCACACGATACCGTGGTGCTGGTCGAGGCTGGCTTGCCGGCTTCTATCATGGATGCCCTGGCCTTGTTCTGGCCGCGTGAGCGTACGCTTTGCGTGCCGCCGGGAAGTGCTTGCCAGGTGGCTGTGCTGCACCATTTCTCCGACACCGCCGATATCTGGGAGCCGCGTGCCGGCTACGTCTATCGCGGTGACGAATACCATCTCTATCCGCCGGCCATTGCCTGGATGGCGAGCCAGGTCAAGGCCCGCTGCGCTGCGGTCGAGGGCCAGGACAAGGCCTATCTGATTCGGCCGCCGGGCGGCAATGGCCGTACCATCGTCAACCAGCAGGAGCTGATCCGCGAGCTCAGTCGCGATGGCTTTCAGGCTTTTCAGCCGGAGGTGCGCGACTTTGCCTCGCAGGTGCGTGCGCTCGCCGGTTGCGAACTGGCGATCCTCGGTTCTGGCGCGGCTGCCGCCAATCTTCTGTGGATGCCCCGTGGCGGCACCCTGGTGATGCTGATCCAGGATAATCCGCAGATGTGGTACTGGTTCTTCCATGCCCTGGCTGCTGCGGTGGGCGTGCGTTTGGTCTATCACCCGGTCAAGGGCTTGCCGGGCACCCACAGCGTTGTCTACCACTGGAACGTGGAAATTCCCATCGAGGCCCTGCGCCAATGGCTGGCCCAGGATGCACAGCGCGCCAGCCAGGCGCTGCCTGAGCAGCCGCTGGGCGTCGCGACTTTGCAGAGCGAGCTCGCCGGGCGGCGCCGCAGAACGCTGCCCGAGCCGCTTTCTGTCGAGCCACAGGAGGAGGGCGTAGATGTCACCGTTGCGGTGATGTCCTACAACAATGCCGCATTCCTGGCTCAGACCCTCGATTCGATCCTGGCTCAGGAGGGTGTACGGCTCGAGGTGGTGGTCTACGACGACTGCTCGAAAGACGACAGCCTGGAGGTTCTGAAACGCTATGCCGGCGAGCCGCGCCTGCATTTCGAGGTCAACCCCCAGAACCTGGGCATGACCGGCAACTACAACAAGTGCGTGGCGGCCGGGCGCGGTCGTTACGTGGTGGTACTGGGTTCCGATGACGTGCTCTACCCGGGCCACCTGGCCTCGTTGGTCGAGGCCATGGATGCCAGTCCGCAGGCTGCGCTGGGCTATACCCAGTGCTACTGGATCGACGAGCAGGGGGTACGCCAGCAGTACGCGGATCACCCAGGGCACCGGCGTGCATCGTATTGCGGTGGGCGCGACGAAGTAATCGACCTGCTGTGTTTCGACAACTACATCACGCCTTCCGCCGCCATGTTGCGCCGTAGTGCACTGCATCTCGTCGCACTGCCGGAAGGCGGCATCCACCGCCACGACATGCTCGCTGGCGATTGGGAACTGTGGATTCGCCTGGCCCGTGTGGCGCCCGATTTCGTATTCCTGCGCCAACCCAGCGTCGGCTATCGGGTGCACGGCGGACAGATCTCCAAGAGTTTCTATGGCAGTGACCGTCCGCTGCGCGAGCACACCGAGATTCTCGAGATGTGTCTGGATGACGCGCTGACCCGTGTGCGCATGCGAGGCGCTGCGCAACCGATCTGGCAGCTCTACCGCCAGCGTTTCGAGGCCTACCCGGCCGAGGTTCGGGCGCCGCTGCAGGTGCGCATCGATGCCGTCCGCCGTGCGCTGCTGGAGCAGAACAGCCATGATGAGGTTGCGACGTGCCTGTTCTCCATCATCCTCACCACCTACAACCGTGCCGATCTGTTGAAGGATGCTCTGGCCAGCGTCGGCAACCAGATCTTGCGCGATTTCGAAGTCATTCTGATCAACGATAACGGCGAGCCGGTTGAACATCTGCTGGCCGATTACGCGTTCCCCATCACCTATATCCGCCAGGGCCGCAACCAGGGCTTGTCAGCCGCGCGTAACGCCGGTCTCAAGCTGGCGCGTGGGCGCTACATCGTCTACCTCGACGATGACGACATCTACCTGCCCAACCACCTGGCTGTGTTGGCCGAGGCCTTCGAGCAGCATCCAGATAGCGTCATTTATACCGGCGTCGAGTACGTCAATGAAAAGCTGGAGGATGGCCAGCGTATCGAGCTTGGTCGTGACCAGCCGTTCAGGCACGAGGTGTTCGACCGCGATCGCCTGTTCGTGCAGAATTACATCCCGGTCAACACCTGGGCACATCCGCGCCAGATGCTGGCCACTGTCGGTGAGTTCGACACCGGGCTGGCGGCGTTCGAAGACTGGGACATGCTCCTGCGTATGGCCACGCGCTACCCGTTCGTGCACGTACCGACGGTGACCAGCGAAGTCCACACCCGTGCCCCGGGCGCCGGCGGCGACCACATGCTCGGTCGTGAGCGCAAGAACTTCCCGGCGCTGTATCGCGAGCTCTACGAGCGCTACGGCGGTTCCGCCAGCGAGGGGCAGCAGCGTGGTCGTCAGCAGATGCTCGAAAGCCTGGGGGAACGACCCAGGGATGGGCTTGCGCAGTGGCTGGCCAAACGCTTGCCGACCGCAGCTGAAAACCGCCTGATCTCCGACTATCTGCAGGGGCGCCAGGGCGGGCCGCTGATTGGCGTGGTGGTAGTCGATACCGAGGGGCAGTCCGAGGCGCTGATGGTCACGCTCAAGAGCCTGCTCGGCGAGCGCTGCCTCTATGCGACGCTGCGTATCCTGGTGATCACCCCGGCCGACGTGCCCGCCACCTCGGCGGCGGACAAGCTGCATTTCCTGCAAATGACTGATGAGCCCATGGTTGCGCAGATCAACCGCGCGGTCGAGGCGAGCGATTGCCAGTGGTTCATGTTGGCGCGTGCCGGCGATGAGTTTACCCAGAGCGGTCTGATGGTCGCCGGGCTCGAACTGGCTGGTAACCCCGAATGCCGCGCGGTGTATGGCGATCAACTGCAACGCCTGCCGGACGGCAGCTTGGGCGGGGCCTTCCTGCCGGGCTTCAACCTGGATCTGCTGCTCAGCTTCCCGATGGTGATGGCGCGTCATTGGTTGTATCGCCGCGATCTGTTCCTCGCTGTCGGTGGCTTCGACTCGGCGTTCCCCGATGCTTTTGAGTTCGAACTGCTGACCCGCTTCATCGAACAGGAAGGCCTGGCTGGCCTGGGGCATATCGATGAACCGCTGTTGATCACCGAAGCGCCTGCACTGCGTGATAATCCTGACGAGCGCCGGGTAATCGAGCGTCACCTGGGTAATCGAGGCTATCAGGCTCAGGTGCTGCCCGGCTTGCCGGGGCGTTATCGGGTGCACTACGGCCATGGCGCTGTTCCCCTGGTGTCGATCATTCTCGCCACGGATGTGCCGTTGGCCGCTTTGCAGCGCTGTACTGACAGCCTGCTGGAAAAGACGGCCTACGGTCATTACGAGCTGTTGCTGGCCGATAGCGGCACGCGGGCTGACGTCAGCGCTTGGTTGCGCGAGGTGGCGTTACTCGGTGACGACAAGGTTCGCGTGTTTCCCGCAGAAACTGGGCTGGCGCAGAACCGCGCTGCCGAGCAGGCACGTGGCGAATACTTGCTGCTGCTTTCTGGCGAAGCGGCCATCGTCAATGCTGACTGGCTGGATGAGTTGCTCAACCACGCTCAGAGGCCGGAGGTCGGTGTGGTCGGCGGCAAGCTGCTGACGCCGAACGGACGTATCGCCCAGGCTGGGCTGCTGTTGGGTGTCAATGGTCCGGCGACTGCCGCCTTCGCCGGTGAGGCGATGGATGCGGCGGGCTATATGCAACGTCTGCAGGTGGATCAGAACTACAGCGCCGTCGGTGAGCAATGCCTGATGGTGCGTGCCGAAGTGTTCCGTCAGATTGGTGGGATGGATGCCGGGCTGAATGCCTTCCGCGATGTGGATCTCTGCTTGCGCGTGCGCGATGCCGGGTATCTGACAGTCTGGGCGGCAAACGCGATCATCCTGCATGAGGCGGAGCGGGTACGGGCCAGCACTGCAGCAGAAGACCAGCTCTACGAGCGCTACCTGCCGCAGCTTGCAAATGACCGTGCTTACAACCGTAATCTGGCATTGAGCGGGCGGGGCTTCGATCTGGAAAGCGATGCGTCCCTGACCTGGCGTCCCTTGAGTTGGCGCCCTTTACCGGTGGTATTGGCCCATCCGGCCGATCCCTGGGGCTGTGGTCATTACCGCGTCATCCAACCGCTCTCTGCGCTTAAGTCTCAGGGGCTGGCCGACGGCACCCTGTCCATGGGGTTGTTGCAGGTAACCGACCTGGAGCGCTACGACCCAGACGTGGTCGTGTTGCAGCGCCAGATTGGCGATGATCGCCTGGAGGCCATGCGCCGTCTCAAGCGTTTCTCGCGCGCGTTCAAGGTCTACGAGCTGGACGACTATCTACCCAATCTGCCGCTGAAAAGCGTGCATCGGGATCAGATGCCCCGCGATATCCTCAAGTCTCTGCGTCGCGGTCTGGAGTTCGTCGACCGCTTTGTAGTCTCCACTCAGCCATTGGCAGAGGCGTTCGCCGGTTTGCATGGTGATATCCGGGTAATCGAGAACCGCCTGCCTCTGAAATGGTGGAAGGGGCTGCAAAGTCAGCGCCGGCGAGGGCGTAAGCCTCGGGTCGGCTGGGCCGGTGGGGTCAGCCATACCGGCGACCTGGATCTGATCGTCGATGTCGTCCGCGAGTTGACGGGAGAGGTCGAGTGGGTATTCATGGGCATGTGCCCGGATGCTATCCGGCCCTTCATTAATGAATTTCACCCAGGTGTCGATATCGAGTCTTACCCGGTTGCGCTCGCGAATCTGGATCTTGATCTGGCGCTGGCGCCGGTGGAGGCCAATCTGTTCAACGAGTGCAAGAGCAACTTGCGCCTGCTGGAGTATGGCGCCTGCGGCTTTCCGGTGATCTGCAGTGATCTGGTGTGCTATCGCGGAGATCTTCCTGTGACGCGGGTGAAAAATCGCTTCCGCGATTGGGTCGACGCCATCCGCATGCATATCAGCGATCTGGATGCCACTGCTCAGGCGGGTGATCGCCTGCGCGAAGCGGTTTATCGCGACTGGATGCTGGACGGTGAGAACCTGGAACGCTGGCGCAAGGCCTGGATGCCTGACTGAATGTGCCGCAAAAACCGTCGAGTGCTGTAATAGC
It encodes:
- a CDS encoding formyltransferase family protein, yielding MTHLDDVLLIAAHSARSQAYVQTLAAHGLMPSHALLLGEAPQSPTTPSEPARELMGVLLPDLGIPLSRTLADCDVPITCLATRDINYQQVIDAVRERAPRLVIFSGYGGQIVKPPLIELGIPLLHVHSGWLPDYRGSTTVYYSLLEEGVCAASAILLDTQIDTGPVLARKRYPAPPLGTDIDRRYDTAIRADLLLEVLRRYQASGELDVVLQQEAEQGNTYYVIHPVLKHLALLSLPGAAD
- a CDS encoding adenylyl-sulfate kinase → MVIWLIGLSGSGKTTLGREITRQWKQQAANTLLVDGDEVRRIFRQDTQAADYSLAGRRLNAERIFELCAWLDAQEINVVCSILSIFPDLRALNRTRFRHYYEVYLNPPMQTLVERDTKGLYRQALAGEMSDMVGVDIPFPPPSAADLEIDTSQPADIAELARDILQRAQGSMA
- a CDS encoding CDP-glycerol glycerophosphotransferase family protein, encoding MASELERFGFLIHNPEMFNHYHAVWQHLPAGSVEIAVTGKTQQDIDAVVAGCQRYQLPWRDAREMLARKERYTTLVSNFPQHYLRGPDSPYLPKSIGRYNLRFMYANGKAGWNFQSWNQVYDSILCFGPYQAEHLEFCQDTLKIQMGYPRFDRFFNQPVDRTVRLTELKLDPSRQTVVWLPTWSTLSSIDLFAAAVARLQARYNVIVKPHPITITDEPARMRELERFTCVIREHIDNVELFQLADFLLCDYGGSAFGGIYTDRNVLLLDLPNAEADPLMGEDSSDIWLRKYLPHLGNQHSGRLEELLEDAGLWEAQRPIRKTLSQYYFAPFYGYAGQVAAVAIANSARSLAGRG
- a CDS encoding acyltransferase — its product is MASIHPSADVKSQLIGEGTTVWQFVVILAQARIGRDCNINAHCFIENDVVLGDRVTVKCGVYLWDGLRVADDVFIGPNATFTNDRLPRSKQYPDSFPQTVIERGASIGAGAVILPGLTIGAGAMVGAGAVVTRDVPARALVVGNPARIVRYLDE
- a CDS encoding DegT/DnrJ/EryC1/StrS family aminotransferase, which translates into the protein MFPFLDLAGINRRDEAALTEAFQRVLRSGWYVLGTEVAAFEAEYAAACGVAHAIGVGNGLDALTLILRGYRQLGRLAEGDEVILPDNSFVATALAVSEAGLTPVLVEPALDTFNIDPAAVEAAISPRTRAIIAVHLYGRLADMQRLRALADQHGLLLIEDAAQAHGAVDARGHAAGALGDAAGFSFFPVKNLGALGDAGALTTNDDALAEQVRKLRNYGSSRKYVHELQGINSRLDELQAALLRVKLARLADDAQARRDLAARYLAGIDNQHLQLPQVPHVSESHVWHQFVMRCEAREALQTHLERHGVPSLIHYPIPIHRQAAYAEFADRHLPLSQRLAGEVLSLPLYPGMANEWVEQTIEACNAFRV
- a CDS encoding sugar 3,4-ketoisomerase codes for the protein MSLQHCKIIDLPIVEDRRGNLTFIEGGRHIPFDIQRVYYLYDVPGGSHRGGHAHKGLHQLLIAMSGSFDILLDDGRTKFKYHLNRSYYGLYIPPMIWREIDNFSSGSVCMVLASEHYSEDDYYRDYDQFSLAASGK
- a CDS encoding glycosyltransferase, which gives rise to MSQGSHLPDAVVSARVVSARSAKGCVDLTELAAAESWSPAPLEMVGFSLPESLRQARQRMLAQYRGRFHDVRLVAGMAGIGDIANGEYVCDGVYDNLGRVNNAWYEKHGLRVDDSGACAFFAGKGESLQVANAISFFGWENGNYAHWLSEKLGRFYWIEQADLPHDTVVLVEAGLPASIMDALALFWPRERTLCVPPGSACQVAVLHHFSDTADIWEPRAGYVYRGDEYHLYPPAIAWMASQVKARCAAVEGQDKAYLIRPPGGNGRTIVNQQELIRELSRDGFQAFQPEVRDFASQVRALAGCELAILGSGAAAANLLWMPRGGTLVMLIQDNPQMWYWFFHALAAAVGVRLVYHPVKGLPGTHSVVYHWNVEIPIEALRQWLAQDAQRASQALPEQPLGVATLQSELAGRRRRTLPEPLSVEPQEEGVDVTVAVMSYNNAAFLAQTLDSILAQEGVRLEVVVYDDCSKDDSLEVLKRYAGEPRLHFEVNPQNLGMTGNYNKCVAAGRGRYVVVLGSDDVLYPGHLASLVEAMDASPQAALGYTQCYWIDEQGVRQQYADHPGHRRASYCGGRDEVIDLLCFDNYITPSAAMLRRSALHLVALPEGGIHRHDMLAGDWELWIRLARVAPDFVFLRQPSVGYRVHGGQISKSFYGSDRPLREHTEILEMCLDDALTRVRMRGAAQPIWQLYRQRFEAYPAEVRAPLQVRIDAVRRALLEQNSHDEVATCLFSIILTTYNRADLLKDALASVGNQILRDFEVILINDNGEPVEHLLADYAFPITYIRQGRNQGLSAARNAGLKLARGRYIVYLDDDDIYLPNHLAVLAEAFEQHPDSVIYTGVEYVNEKLEDGQRIELGRDQPFRHEVFDRDRLFVQNYIPVNTWAHPRQMLATVGEFDTGLAAFEDWDMLLRMATRYPFVHVPTVTSEVHTRAPGAGGDHMLGRERKNFPALYRELYERYGGSASEGQQRGRQQMLESLGERPRDGLAQWLAKRLPTAAENRLISDYLQGRQGGPLIGVVVVDTEGQSEALMVTLKSLLGERCLYATLRILVITPADVPATSAADKLHFLQMTDEPMVAQINRAVEASDCQWFMLARAGDEFTQSGLMVAGLELAGNPECRAVYGDQLQRLPDGSLGGAFLPGFNLDLLLSFPMVMARHWLYRRDLFLAVGGFDSAFPDAFEFELLTRFIEQEGLAGLGHIDEPLLITEAPALRDNPDERRVIERHLGNRGYQAQVLPGLPGRYRVHYGHGAVPLVSIILATDVPLAALQRCTDSLLEKTAYGHYELLLADSGTRADVSAWLREVALLGDDKVRVFPAETGLAQNRAAEQARGEYLLLLSGEAAIVNADWLDELLNHAQRPEVGVVGGKLLTPNGRIAQAGLLLGVNGPATAAFAGEAMDAAGYMQRLQVDQNYSAVGEQCLMVRAEVFRQIGGMDAGLNAFRDVDLCLRVRDAGYLTVWAANAIILHEAERVRASTAAEDQLYERYLPQLANDRAYNRNLALSGRGFDLESDASLTWRPLSWRPLPVVLAHPADPWGCGHYRVIQPLSALKSQGLADGTLSMGLLQVTDLERYDPDVVVLQRQIGDDRLEAMRRLKRFSRAFKVYELDDYLPNLPLKSVHRDQMPRDILKSLRRGLEFVDRFVVSTQPLAEAFAGLHGDIRVIENRLPLKWWKGLQSQRRRGRKPRVGWAGGVSHTGDLDLIVDVVRELTGEVEWVFMGMCPDAIRPFINEFHPGVDIESYPVALANLDLDLALAPVEANLFNECKSNLRLLEYGACGFPVICSDLVCYRGDLPVTRVKNRFRDWVDAIRMHISDLDATAQAGDRLREAVYRDWMLDGENLERWRKAWMPD